The window CATCCGAGCGCGGTGCTGATCGGCGATGTGATCGTCGGTCCGCGCTGCTATGTCGGGCCGCTGGCATCGATGCGTGGCGACTTTGGCCGGCTGATCCTGGAAGAAGGCGCGAACCTGCAGGATACCTGCGTGATGCACGGCTTTCCCGGTGAAGACACGGTGGTCGAAATCGATGGCCACATCGGCCACGGCGCCGTGCTGCACGGCTGCCGCATCAAGCGCAACGCCATGGTCGGCATGAATGCGGTCGTGATGGACCGCGCCGTGGTGGGCGAGGAATCAATCGTCGCCGCGATGAGTTTTGTGAAGGCCGGCATGCTGATCCCGCCACGCAGCATGGTGATGGGTACGCCCGCGCGTATCATGCGCGAGCTCACGGACGAGGAAATCAGCTGGAAAAGCTTCGGCACGAAGCAGTACCACGACCTGGCGGTCCGCTCGATGGAGACGATGCGCGAAGTCGAGGCGCTGACCGAAGTCGAACCAGACCGCGCGCGCATCGACCTGGGTCCTGACATGCACGCCCCTAAAGAATAAAACAGAGAATTTGGAGAAGACACAATGCAAACCATATCTACCCTGCAAAGCCTGATCGGCGGCCGCTGGCTTGGCGCCGAAGCGTCGGTGCCGCTGCACAGCGCACTCAATAACAGCCTGATTTACCACACTCACGCCGAAAAAATCGATTTCGACGAAGCAGTGACCTACGCGCGCAGGACTGGCGTGCCGGC of the Massilia violaceinigra genome contains:
- the paaY gene encoding phenylacetic acid degradation protein PaaY, which gives rise to MVKVYAINGVTPVVHPSAYVHPSAVLIGDVIVGPRCYVGPLASMRGDFGRLILEEGANLQDTCVMHGFPGEDTVVEIDGHIGHGAVLHGCRIKRNAMVGMNAVVMDRAVVGEESIVAAMSFVKAGMLIPPRSMVMGTPARIMRELTDEEISWKSFGTKQYHDLAVRSMETMREVEALTEVEPDRARIDLGPDMHAPKE